One window from the genome of Methanomicrobia archaeon encodes:
- a CDS encoding GHMP kinase encodes MATGDEIGRIVVVPAHLHLGNMDLTGDLGRLYGTAGFTIDYPRTIIEAVKSEKITTDGEDAKNAKKYARACIERFGIEGGIAVDVRETIPKHLGMGSQTALALSIGRALSELYNRPIDMEEMAIALGRSDIVALGFNSFQRGGFIVDGGYKLEEKGRRVPPCIFRYPIPEDWLFVVCIPHKPIPAILELKANEEEVLRNLKSMPEQMSDRLSRILIMQVMPSIMEHDIKTFGKYITAYNSRLGSFWEEFQEGNTYCDPIVESGIHLLLENGAYGACQTCWGPTFYGLVDNEATARELVGKLTSFLEPRGGGDVFYTPGNNQGATIRKW; translated from the coding sequence ATGGCCACAGGAGATGAAATTGGAAGAATCGTTGTTGTGCCTGCCCATTTACACCTGGGCAACATGGACTTAACCGGCGACCTTGGACGACTCTACGGCACGGCGGGCTTTACTATCGACTATCCTCGGACCATCATAGAAGCCGTGAAATCAGAGAAAATCACGACCGACGGCGAAGACGCGAAGAATGCCAAAAAATATGCACGCGCCTGCATTGAGCGATTCGGTATCGAGGGAGGAATTGCGGTAGATGTCAGAGAAACGATCCCAAAACACCTCGGCATGGGCTCTCAGACCGCACTGGCATTATCGATAGGTCGTGCACTATCCGAGCTTTACAACCGTCCTATCGACATGGAGGAGATGGCTATTGCGCTCGGCCGATCAGATATTGTTGCTCTCGGGTTTAACTCGTTCCAAAGAGGGGGCTTCATCGTCGACGGCGGCTACAAGCTAGAAGAGAAGGGGAGGCGGGTGCCGCCCTGTATCTTCAGATATCCGATCCCTGAGGACTGGCTCTTCGTCGTTTGCATACCGCACAAACCGATACCCGCGATACTGGAGCTAAAAGCGAACGAGGAAGAAGTACTACGCAACCTGAAGTCGATGCCTGAGCAGATGTCCGACCGGCTCTCGAGGATATTGATCATGCAGGTTATGCCCTCCATCATGGAGCATGACATAAAGACCTTCGGAAAATACATAACAGCGTACAACAGCCGCCTGGGAAGCTTCTGGGAAGAGTTTCAGGAAGGCAATACCTACTGCGACCCCATCGTCGAGTCGGGCATACACCTGCTCTTAGAGAACGGCGCGTATGGCGCTTGCCAAACCTGCTGGGGACCGACGTTCTATGGACTGGTGGACAACGAAGCGACCGCGCGGGAGCTTGTTGGAAAGCTAACGAGCTTCCTTGAGCCGCGAGGCGGTGGAGACGTCTTTTACACACCGGGGAACAATCAAGGAGCGACGATACGAAAATGGTAA
- the cas1 gene encoding CRISPR-associated endonuclease Cas1 — protein MQLVINTYGSYLRKKGNCFLVRKEDQIFEVSVNKIDSILITTAAYISTDAIKFAVDNNIDIVFLDSYGDPYGRVWHSKLGSTTLIRRKQLELYEQAEGLNLAKSWGIQKVDNQVELLKRLKKTRAEKKEDLEARIKELDDLKESLKGLKGTVEEKRQTILGLEGMASRIYFGVLSSILPEKFKFEARSRNPAKDEFNAMLNYAYGVLYSRVEKACIIAGLDPYIGFLHTDNYNKKSLVFDIIELFRTFADETVVHLFTQRRVKEEYFDKLENGMSLNKEGKAVLIEALNETFEKTIQYKGRNIKMKNTIQFECHKIANKLIGKG, from the coding sequence ATGCAGTTGGTCATTAACACCTACGGCTCTTACCTGAGGAAGAAGGGGAACTGTTTTTTAGTGCGGAAAGAGGATCAGATTTTTGAGGTTTCGGTGAATAAAATTGACAGCATTTTGATCACCACGGCGGCATACATTTCCACGGACGCTATAAAGTTCGCGGTGGATAACAACATCGACATTGTATTCCTCGATTCGTATGGGGATCCTTACGGGCGAGTATGGCACTCCAAGCTCGGAAGCACGACGCTGATAAGACGAAAGCAACTGGAACTATATGAACAGGCAGAAGGACTCAATCTGGCCAAGAGCTGGGGCATTCAGAAGGTTGATAATCAGGTAGAGTTACTAAAGCGACTGAAGAAAACGAGAGCGGAGAAGAAAGAGGATTTAGAAGCCCGTATTAAGGAATTGGACGATTTGAAAGAGAGCTTGAAGGGCTTGAAGGGCACAGTGGAAGAGAAACGGCAAACGATCTTAGGGCTCGAGGGCATGGCATCAAGGATCTATTTTGGCGTACTCTCGTCGATTCTTCCCGAGAAATTTAAATTCGAGGCGAGGAGCAGGAATCCGGCGAAGGACGAGTTTAACGCTATGTTGAACTACGCCTATGGAGTGCTCTACTCAAGGGTGGAAAAGGCGTGTATCATTGCGGGGTTGGACCCGTACATCGGCTTCCTCCATACGGACAACTACAACAAGAAATCACTGGTATTCGATATTATCGAGCTATTCCGGACATTTGCAGATGAGACGGTGGTTCATCTGTTCACTCAGCGAAGGGTGAAAGAGGAATACTTTGATAAGCTCGAGAACGGCATGAGCTTGAACAAAGAGGGTAAGGCGGTGCTGATCGAGGCATTGAATGAAACCTTTGAGAAGACGATACAGTATAAGGGGCGAAACATCAAGATGAAGAATACCATTCAATTTGAGTGCCACAAAATAGCAAACAAGCTAATAGGAAAGGGCTAA
- the cas2 gene encoding CRISPR-associated endonuclease Cas2 — MLVWVIYDITDNKVRGSVARRCKGYGLYRVQKSAFLGDLNRNEADSLALECEELIEEADSVFVFPMCDECFKKIELIGEGFDKELVSDKKITKVF; from the coding sequence ATGCTAGTCTGGGTGATCTATGACATCACGGACAATAAGGTCCGTGGTTCCGTAGCGAGGCGCTGTAAGGGCTACGGGCTCTACCGGGTGCAGAAGAGCGCGTTTCTGGGTGATTTGAACCGCAATGAAGCGGATTCGCTCGCCTTAGAATGTGAAGAGCTCATCGAAGAAGCTGATTCGGTCTTCGTCTTTCCGATGTGCGATGAATGCTTCAAGAAGATAGAGCTAATCGGCGAGGGGTTTGATAAGGAATTGGTGAGCGATAAGAAGATCACGAAGGTCTTCTGA
- the cas4 gene encoding CRISPR-associated protein Cas4 — translation MNAIVEVELESEVFITVSDVMEYLFCPRFIYFMHCLGIPQHEERRYKVLKGRALHEAREKTNREYLRKKLKCVRKELAVFLVSQKYHLKGEVDEVLFLEDGTAAPLDYKFAEFKDRVYRTHRYQSALYALLIAETYGVTVNRGFVCYTRSNHLVKEVGLSAKDFERAIAQANEVLAIIQQGFYPEGTKYKTRCVDCTYRNICV, via the coding sequence ATGAACGCGATAGTTGAAGTGGAGTTAGAATCAGAGGTGTTCATTACCGTCTCGGACGTAATGGAGTACCTCTTCTGCCCGCGTTTCATCTATTTCATGCACTGCTTGGGGATACCGCAGCACGAGGAGCGACGATACAAGGTCCTGAAGGGCCGGGCGCTGCACGAGGCACGTGAGAAGACGAACCGGGAGTACCTGCGGAAGAAGCTGAAGTGCGTGCGAAAGGAGCTCGCGGTCTTTCTGGTCTCGCAGAAGTACCACCTGAAGGGTGAAGTGGACGAGGTTTTGTTTTTAGAGGATGGCACTGCAGCGCCGCTCGATTACAAGTTCGCGGAGTTCAAAGACCGGGTGTATCGAACGCACCGATATCAATCAGCGCTCTACGCACTGCTGATTGCGGAAACGTACGGCGTGACGGTGAATCGGGGATTTGTCTGTTACACACGGAGCAACCATCTGGTGAAAGAAGTGGGGCTTAGCGCGAAGGATTTCGAGCGCGCGATCGCGCAGGCGAACGAGGTACTAGCGATAATACAGCAAGGTTTTTATCCTGAGGGAACGAAGTATAAGACAAGGTGCGTGGACTGCACGTACCGGAACATTTGCGTGTGA
- the cas7i gene encoding type I-B CRISPR-associated protein Cas7/Cst2/DevR, protein MEKKAISAVWLAETDLTNLNAGIGGSNLVDLKKYKKGGVDYPYVSGQAMRYYLKEGIRRLVSSDKYCVANDKGETCGAIESCILCDLFGFLTTLKEQGAQIRVSPIKMSPAMGLLPLNDNLTIDFLTRRKPQQEAGKLSGDIVNVELGVNIYKAGMSIDLAKIGVEEVIEESDGKRHRKFEAKVEDEKEKNERLKLALEAFKNLSDYSKQARVLTDFTPNLLLIALQSRYNHLLQKAIELKDGRKLNVERLDQVLTALKDETIYAGLLSGTLDNEDDIKEVLSSHNVKLMTPTEAIDQVISEVK, encoded by the coding sequence ATGGAGAAAAAAGCAATAAGTGCTGTGTGGTTAGCGGAGACCGATTTGACGAATCTTAATGCGGGAATTGGCGGAAGCAATCTGGTCGACTTGAAGAAGTACAAAAAAGGAGGCGTAGACTATCCGTACGTCAGTGGTCAGGCGATGCGATATTATTTAAAAGAAGGTATCAGGCGCTTGGTCAGCTCAGATAAGTATTGCGTGGCAAATGATAAGGGAGAAACTTGTGGTGCTATTGAGAGCTGTATTTTATGCGACCTATTCGGTTTTCTGACCACTTTGAAGGAACAGGGTGCACAGATACGAGTTTCGCCGATAAAGATGTCACCTGCCATGGGATTACTGCCGCTAAATGATAATCTAACAATCGACTTTCTCACGAGGAGAAAACCTCAGCAAGAAGCAGGCAAGTTGAGTGGAGACATAGTGAATGTCGAGCTTGGTGTAAATATCTATAAAGCAGGAATGTCTATCGATCTAGCAAAGATTGGTGTAGAAGAGGTAATTGAAGAGAGCGACGGAAAAAGGCATAGAAAATTCGAAGCGAAAGTCGAGGATGAAAAAGAGAAAAACGAACGACTGAAACTGGCGCTAGAAGCTTTTAAGAACCTTTCCGACTATTCCAAGCAAGCAAGGGTTTTAACAGACTTCACTCCAAACTTGCTCCTCATCGCTTTACAAAGTCGGTATAATCACCTTTTGCAAAAAGCTATCGAACTAAAAGATGGCAGAAAGTTGAATGTGGAGCGGTTGGATCAAGTGTTAACGGCATTAAAAGACGAAACTATCTATGCAGGACTTCTTTCTGGCACACTTGATAACGAAGACGATATAAAAGAGGTTCTGAGTTCGCATAATGTAAAACTCATGACACCAACAGAAGCTATTGACCAAGTTATTAGCGAAGTTAAATAG
- the cas5 gene encoding CRISPR-associated protein Cas5, with protein sequence MKCLRFELETPYLVNFRKPFSAITILSYPFPPYTTIRGLLANALGLGDLETGRDDYNQQLADLQISLKPVSTPERFQDMVLMKKLKPPADSKKRKELMNKLEEHGFNLDILDKKERELYEWMRIPQSTSAPFIKEYITPIKCLVYVLGETKDLLALKNALENPTRPLYIGGSDDFVVITLLDEKPIEVAETESDELDSIVRMTDEVIPIDKTRILGRVPYRFNKINKKKRDYSREDAIVAAPLPGKKLKLTNHIKCFKVANDYVAF encoded by the coding sequence ATGAAGTGTTTACGGTTTGAATTGGAGACACCGTATCTCGTCAATTTCAGAAAGCCGTTCTCGGCAATAACCATTCTATCGTATCCATTCCCGCCCTATACTACTATCAGAGGACTTTTAGCAAATGCATTAGGACTCGGAGACCTTGAGACGGGAAGGGATGATTACAATCAACAGTTGGCAGATCTACAAATTAGTCTCAAACCGGTAAGCACTCCGGAGCGTTTTCAAGACATGGTTCTGATGAAGAAATTGAAACCTCCTGCAGATTCCAAGAAGAGAAAAGAACTGATGAACAAACTGGAGGAACACGGCTTCAATCTGGATATTCTTGATAAAAAAGAACGAGAGCTTTATGAATGGATGAGAATACCACAGAGTACAAGCGCACCTTTTATAAAAGAATATATAACCCCTATCAAATGCCTTGTATATGTCTTGGGGGAGACAAAAGACCTTTTAGCTTTGAAAAATGCACTTGAAAATCCTACAAGACCTTTGTACATCGGAGGGTCCGACGATTTCGTAGTTATCACTTTGTTGGATGAAAAACCTATCGAGGTAGCGGAGACAGAAAGCGATGAATTAGACTCAATCGTGCGAATGACCGATGAAGTAATACCAATAGACAAAACGAGAATTTTGGGTAGAGTTCCCTATAGATTCAACAAAATTAATAAGAAAAAAAGAGATTATTCAAGGGAGGACGCGATCGTTGCAGCGC